A stretch of Leucobacter aridicollis DNA encodes these proteins:
- a CDS encoding NCS2 family permease: MSDATQQQVKERGFLDRYFEITKRGSTIGTEVRGGLVTFVTMAYIVILNPIILSGKEDIAGNILDFGQVSAATALAAGVMTILFGIVSRLPFAFAAGLGINAFLAFSVVQEVTWPEAMAIVIINGLLIVLLAATGLRRMIFDAVPVQLKLAITVGIGFFIAFIGFVNSGFVDSTGQSSPPVGLGPSGVGFIATIPTVIFVVTLVLTGILVAKKVKGGILIGLVSGTLIAVIVEAIWKIGPKFADDGSLNPGGWSLTEPVLQGNPFAIPDLGLVGAVSFDFGKVGVVTVIMLVFTLLFTNFFDAMGTMTGLSREAQLADEKGNFPRIKSALVVEGVGAVVGGGTSSSSTTVFIESGAGIGEGARTGLANIVTGVVFLLAMFFTPLTQIVPTEVAAAALVIVGAMMMSQISNIDLGDFRVLLPVFLTAAVMPLSYSIANGIGAGFISWVLIHAFTGRAKQVHWLLWIVSLGFVIFFARGPIEALLGV; this comes from the coding sequence TCAACCCGATCATCCTCTCGGGCAAGGAAGACATCGCGGGGAACATCCTCGACTTCGGCCAGGTGAGCGCCGCCACCGCGCTCGCTGCTGGCGTCATGACGATCCTGTTCGGCATCGTGTCGCGGCTCCCGTTCGCGTTCGCCGCCGGTCTCGGCATCAACGCGTTCCTCGCGTTCTCGGTCGTCCAGGAGGTCACCTGGCCCGAGGCGATGGCGATCGTCATCATCAACGGCCTGCTCATCGTGCTGCTCGCGGCAACGGGCCTGCGCCGGATGATCTTCGACGCCGTCCCCGTGCAGCTCAAGCTCGCGATCACCGTGGGCATCGGCTTCTTCATCGCGTTCATCGGCTTCGTGAACTCGGGCTTCGTTGATTCGACGGGCCAGTCGTCGCCTCCCGTCGGGCTCGGCCCGTCGGGCGTTGGCTTTATCGCGACGATCCCGACAGTCATCTTCGTCGTCACGCTCGTGCTCACCGGCATCCTCGTCGCGAAGAAGGTCAAGGGCGGCATCCTCATCGGGCTCGTCAGCGGCACGCTCATCGCCGTGATCGTCGAGGCGATCTGGAAGATCGGACCGAAGTTCGCGGACGACGGATCGCTGAACCCGGGCGGCTGGAGCCTCACCGAGCCCGTCCTGCAGGGCAACCCGTTCGCGATTCCCGACCTCGGCCTCGTCGGCGCCGTGAGCTTCGACTTCGGTAAGGTCGGCGTCGTCACGGTCATCATGCTCGTCTTCACGCTGCTGTTCACGAACTTCTTCGACGCAATGGGCACCATGACCGGGCTCTCGCGCGAGGCGCAGCTCGCCGACGAGAAGGGCAACTTCCCCCGCATCAAGTCGGCGCTCGTCGTCGAGGGCGTCGGCGCGGTCGTCGGCGGCGGCACCTCGTCCTCCTCGACCACGGTGTTCATCGAGTCGGGCGCGGGCATCGGCGAGGGCGCGCGCACCGGCCTCGCGAACATCGTCACCGGCGTCGTCTTCCTGCTCGCGATGTTCTTCACGCCGCTCACGCAGATCGTCCCGACCGAGGTCGCAGCCGCCGCGCTCGTGATCGTTGGCGCGATGATGATGTCGCAGATCTCGAACATCGACCTCGGCGACTTCCGCGTGCTGCTTCCCGTGTTCCTCACGGCCGCCGTGATGCCGCTGAGCTACTCGATCGCGAACGGCATCGGCGCTGGCTTCATCTCGTGGGTGCTCATCCACGCGTTCACCGGACGCGCCAAGCAGGTGCACTGGCTGCTCTGGATCGTCTCCCTCGGCTTCGTGATCTTCTTCGCGCGCGGCCCCATCGAGGCGCTGCTCGGCGTGTAG